One genomic region from Sphingobacterium multivorum encodes:
- a CDS encoding DUF6443 domain-containing protein, producing MKNRQSNMNLAKRTVFIFLSTLLCAIGYGQELQENPVFNVYNNQTDIKALKSITLKSGFHIPAGNTVTISIASFPYLVRNISKEQNYVLTKTFRSPGVTPNNIDQPRSIGDENQTIQYFDGLGRPSQVIQVMASPKYLDILQYKEYDGFGRESTSYLPHVKNKNKGGSLQPADSIKLDQLAYYSNPWDAVVKTGKPYAVALLENSPLGRILEQGAAGAAWQPVATRSTVKRNSAEGHTIVTEYSINAAADVPLWKIKADDKSADRTTNYSEGALNLTITKDENWIADSVKAGTTEEYKDAQGRVILKRVWASKTKSLNTHYVYDNFGNLRYVIPPGYNEPALDESSEPFKELVYAYKYDGRQRLIKKKIPGKGWEYIVYNNNDQVVFTRDAEQLKRGEWSFTKYDVFGRVILNGIESGHSGDDHDNLQKTLAAYTGVLWEQPGSGLEGYTNNAIPTNLGSMIVHKVNYYDSYSDIPNLPFTNHSGYSNMLKGLLIATKTRVLDSNPVQWIWSVNDYDDDAQVVRQSRTNHLGGNDIITNEYNFSGQLVKTSQEHSTPLSGRTITISTKNEYDHVGRLLEAKKRINEQPEVIQAKLAYNEIGQLIGRSVHSEDNGVTFWNTTSFAYNERGWQRKVGTPFFSYQLNYNVDNGGTVLNNAQYNGNISQQQWGHKFAMNRTFNYTYDNLDRLILGVSLDSIKIKEELSYDDMGNIKSLRRDDGTAFGYNYANDNKSNRLTGLSGGIGGNYTCDDNGNSLTDRLGITLTYNYLNLPKSAKRVGGTDPIEISYIYDAGGNKLRKVSSKEGDRNYIGGIEYSGNNIERIGTEEGYLLRNGTNYSYYYALKDHLGNIRSVIYKNPTTNKIEPIQKQDYYPFGKTKGILSGGNNKYLYNGKEIQQDLGGQLDYGARLYDAEIGRWSVADAMADEPEQLDKSPYAYGWNNPVNLTDPDGNCPNCITAGIGVLVGGGVELASQLISGKKLDEVDWADVGVEALKGGLLGSGVGAGAAAGIEAGGLVAKATLDVSKKDGVKNYFSGTKSGGETLYDGVVDYAGGKAVGALGKKMTTYASKAVTKSIKTEVKAVKAVVQASNKFNKVTNGGRQMEGAKSLAATSKLVSAKSTLQNASRASAAAKSNQKLFTGNHATAVRNGATAGFTEKLKKWLDIK from the coding sequence ATGAAAAATAGACAGAGTAATATGAATCTAGCTAAAAGAACTGTTTTTATTTTTTTGTCAACACTGTTATGTGCGATTGGATACGGGCAGGAATTGCAAGAAAACCCTGTTTTTAACGTTTATAATAATCAGACAGATATAAAAGCATTAAAAAGTATCACGTTAAAAAGTGGTTTTCACATTCCTGCAGGTAATACTGTGACAATCTCTATTGCGTCATTTCCATATTTGGTACGCAATATTAGTAAAGAACAGAATTACGTATTAACCAAGACGTTTAGAAGTCCGGGGGTCACCCCAAACAATATAGACCAACCGCGTAGCATTGGTGACGAAAATCAGACCATTCAATATTTTGATGGCTTGGGAAGACCATCACAGGTTATTCAGGTCATGGCCAGTCCCAAATATTTAGATATTTTACAATACAAAGAATACGATGGGTTTGGGAGAGAAAGTACGAGTTATCTACCACATGTTAAGAATAAGAACAAAGGTGGTAGTCTCCAGCCAGCGGATAGCATAAAATTAGACCAGTTGGCCTACTATTCTAATCCTTGGGACGCTGTTGTCAAGACCGGCAAGCCGTACGCTGTTGCATTACTAGAAAATAGTCCACTCGGACGTATTTTGGAACAGGGCGCGGCAGGCGCTGCATGGCAACCTGTGGCCACACGTTCGACAGTTAAGCGCAATTCAGCCGAAGGGCATACTATTGTCACCGAATATAGCATCAATGCCGCTGCTGACGTGCCCTTATGGAAAATAAAAGCGGACGATAAAAGTGCGGATAGAACAACAAATTATTCTGAGGGTGCGCTTAATCTAACCATTACTAAGGATGAAAACTGGATTGCTGATAGTGTAAAAGCTGGTACGACAGAGGAGTATAAGGATGCTCAGGGCCGTGTAATTCTTAAAAGAGTATGGGCCTCAAAAACCAAATCCCTCAATACCCATTATGTTTATGATAATTTTGGTAACCTTCGGTATGTCATTCCACCAGGATACAACGAGCCTGCTCTTGATGAAAGCAGTGAACCTTTTAAAGAACTTGTGTACGCTTATAAGTATGATGGCAGACAACGTTTAATTAAGAAGAAGATTCCGGGCAAAGGATGGGAGTATATTGTTTATAACAATAACGATCAGGTAGTCTTCACCCGTGATGCAGAACAGTTAAAACGAGGTGAATGGAGTTTTACCAAATATGATGTATTTGGTCGTGTTATATTGAATGGAATAGAGAGTGGACATAGTGGTGATGATCATGACAATCTTCAGAAAACACTCGCAGCGTATACTGGGGTACTGTGGGAGCAGCCTGGTTCAGGATTGGAAGGTTATACGAATAATGCGATTCCAACGAATTTGGGGAGTATGATTGTTCATAAAGTAAATTATTATGATAGCTATAGTGACATACCCAATCTGCCATTTACTAACCATTCAGGTTACAGCAATATGCTGAAAGGATTGCTGATTGCCACCAAGACGCGCGTGCTCGATTCTAATCCGGTACAGTGGATCTGGTCAGTAAATGATTACGATGATGACGCGCAGGTCGTAAGACAAAGCCGTACCAATCATCTTGGTGGAAATGATATTATTACTAATGAATATAATTTTTCAGGGCAATTGGTCAAAACGAGCCAAGAACATTCCACTCCGCTTAGTGGCCGTACGATCACTATTTCTACTAAAAACGAATACGATCATGTCGGCCGATTGTTAGAAGCAAAGAAAAGGATAAATGAACAACCAGAAGTTATTCAGGCTAAGTTGGCATACAATGAAATCGGCCAGTTGATCGGTCGGTCGGTTCATAGCGAAGATAATGGTGTAACCTTTTGGAATACTACTTCCTTTGCTTACAATGAAAGGGGGTGGCAAAGAAAAGTGGGAACGCCATTTTTCTCATATCAGCTAAATTATAACGTAGACAACGGGGGCACTGTGTTGAATAATGCGCAATATAATGGTAATATTAGTCAGCAGCAGTGGGGCCATAAGTTTGCAATGAATAGGACATTTAATTATACCTATGATAATCTAGATCGACTAATACTGGGTGTTTCTTTGGACAGTATAAAGATCAAAGAAGAACTGTCGTATGATGACATGGGAAATATAAAAAGTCTGAGACGCGATGATGGGACAGCTTTTGGTTATAATTATGCGAACGATAATAAGAGTAACCGATTGACGGGTTTAAGCGGAGGAATTGGCGGTAATTATACGTGTGATGATAATGGAAACTCACTTACCGACCGCCTTGGAATCACGCTTACGTATAATTATCTAAATCTACCTAAAAGTGCGAAACGTGTAGGCGGTACTGATCCCATTGAGATCTCCTATATATATGACGCCGGAGGAAATAAGCTGAGAAAAGTATCCTCAAAGGAGGGAGATAGAAATTATATTGGCGGAATTGAATATAGCGGAAACAATATTGAGCGAATCGGTACTGAGGAGGGGTATTTATTGAGGAATGGAACTAATTATTCCTATTATTATGCTTTGAAAGATCATTTGGGCAATATTCGTTCGGTGATCTATAAAAATCCGACCACAAATAAAATTGAGCCTATTCAAAAACAAGATTATTATCCTTTCGGCAAGACAAAGGGAATTTTGAGTGGCGGGAATAATAAGTATCTTTATAACGGAAAAGAAATACAGCAGGATTTAGGGGGGCAGTTAGATTATGGGGCGAGGTTATATGATGCTGAGATTGGACGGTGGAGCGTAGCTGATGCAATGGCGGACGAACCTGAACAGTTAGATAAATCTCCTTATGCTTATGGGTGGAACAACCCTGTAAATCTAACAGACCCTGATGGTAATTGCCCAAATTGTATTACAGCCGGTATAGGAGTATTGGTGGGCGGGGGTGTTGAGCTTGCTAGTCAATTAATTTCAGGAAAAAAATTAGATGAGGTTGATTGGGCAGATGTAGGCGTCGAAGCATTAAAAGGAGGATTATTAGGATCTGGCGTGGGAGCAGGAGCAGCAGCTGGTATCGAAGCGGGTGGGCTTGTAGCAAAAGCTACATTAGATGTTTCAAAAAAAGACGGAGTGAAAAATTATTTTTCAGGAACGAAATCTGGAGGAGAAACTCTTTATGATGGCGTTGTTGATTATGCTGGCGGAAAAGCTGTCGGAGCCCTTGGTAAAAAAATGACTACTTATGCTTCAAAAGCTGTTACAAAAAGCATTAAAACAGAAGTTAAGGCTGTAAAAGCAGTTGTTCAAGCTTCCAATAAATTCAACAAAGTCACAAATGGTGGACGACAAATGGAGGGAGCTAAATCCTTAGCAGCAACGTCGAAACTGGTTAGTGCCAAATCAACACTTCAAAATGCTAGTAGAGCAAGTGCGGCAGCAAAATCTAACCAAAAGTTGTTTACCGGAAATCATGCTACCGCCGTGAGAAATGGAGCAACAGCTGGATTTACTGAAAAATTAAAAAAATGGTTGGATATTAAATAA